A DNA window from Vigna angularis cultivar LongXiaoDou No.4 chromosome 1, ASM1680809v1, whole genome shotgun sequence contains the following coding sequences:
- the LOC108336744 gene encoding uncharacterized protein LOC108336744, whose protein sequence is MTYDLGFVVVIVRSDIVIGVRGRKTFVILGCERGGKYRKYKADAVASVYGTRKCEYSFRLKGKPCSDGAGWVLKVMCGHHNHELAETLVGHPYAGRLNTSEKSLLVDMTKSKVTPANILLTLKQNNDRNVTTIKQIYNARHAYKRSLRGSRTELQQLMMLLDRDKYIHWSRCADDSEVVTDLFWTHPDASNFTWALEKLKGLFLTSEDGPKVIVTDRDLALMNAIANVFPESYQMLCRFHILKNVKAKCKMLVHSTEIWEVLMDAWENVMDCADESLFAEYVNGFQYASSSWPLFFEYVNQTWIIPYNTYFVKLWTNKVIHLGNTTTNRAESAHWSLKKVLGNNIGDLCSCWDNIHNIIILQHNKIKASFESSVLLTSDHFKGYRYREFIGRVSRYALDLIAKELKIVQQIGEVMSRRHQE, encoded by the exons ATGACTTATGatttaggatttgttgtggTAATAGTAAGATCTGACATAGTTATTGGTGTACGGGGAAGAAAAACGTTCGTCATacttggatgtgaaagagggggGAAATATAGGAAATACAAAGCTGATGCAGTGGCTAGTGTATACGGCACTCGTAAATGTGAATATTCGTTTAGATTAAAGGGTAAACCATGTTCAGATGGGGCCGGATGGGTGTTGAAGGTGATGTGTGGACATCACAACCATGAGTTGGCTGAAACTTTAGTTGGTCACCCTTATGCTGGCAGGTTAAATACGAGTGAGAAGTCATTACTGGTTGATATGACAAAGAGTAAAGTTAcacctgcaaatattttattaacactcaaacaaaataatgatcgaAATGTCACAACGATTAAACAAATCTACAACGCAAGGCATGCGTATAAACGATCATTAAGAGGGTCCAGAACTgaactacaacaacttatgatgttgttggatcgGGATAAGTACATTCACTGGAGTAGGTGTGCTGATGATTCAGAGGTTGTTACTGACTTGTTTTGGACACATCCTGATGCG AGTAATTTCACATGGGCTTTGGAAAAGctgaaaggtttatttttaacatctgaGGATGGACCTAAAGTCATTGTCACTGACCGAGACTTGGCTTTGATGAATGCCATAGCAAATGTATTCCCTGAGTCATATCAGATGTTATGTCGATTCcacatccttaaaaatgttaaagctaaatgcaaaatgttagttCATTCTACTGAGATTTGGGAAGTGTTGATGGATGCATGGGAAAATGTGATGGATTGTGCTGATGAAAGCTTGTTTGCTGAGTATGTGAATGGTTTTCAATACGCAAGCAGTTCATGGCctttgttctttgaatatgtCAATCAGACTTGGATTATTCCGTACAACACATACTTTGTAAAGTTATGGACGAACAAAGTAATACATTTAGggaacacaaccacaaatag ggcTGAATCTGCTCATTGGAGCCTGAAGAAAGTTCTGGGCAATAATATAGGTGATTTGTGTTCTTGTTGGGATAATATTCATAACATCATTATCCtacaacacaacaagattaaGGCGTCATTTGAAAGTAGTGTGTTGCTCACGAGTGACCATTTTAAAGGCTACAGATATAGAGAATTTATTGGACGTGTGTCTCGATATGCATTGGATCTCATTGCTaaggaattgaaaatagtgCAGCAGATAGGTGAAGTAATGTCGAGACGTCATCAAGAGTAA
- the LOC108337636 gene encoding protein BIG GRAIN 1-like A, whose amino-acid sequence MHTRERENDNSMKEPTCPQRRRTPSFSSSLLDAICHSIDQSKSNLHQDQPSSLFDHNTHSFTFEKGGNRERMNLRRAVMLEDWMEKHSSHSRSQSSQFLNCSSSSSECSSGGKFSSSETDTTTLKKQRPRPTSEKKKQDHRVSEKQNKEGGFARTKLRALKIYGELNQRVKQPISPGSRIASFLSSIFNSQNVKKAKMCYVGAVEDVSFEHKSKSPCFSSTPSSFSRRSCMSKTSSSAKKSNSNGVKRSVRFYPVSVILGEDSEPQPSYHKCSNIYESEPNFTVRKITRNSSIKELKNTVRGEENGAEEAAARGFVKGYRNSGKGEFDFRGFYRNEDDDDDDDEEDDASCSSSDLFELDHLIGAARYQEELPVYETTNLETNKAIASGLCL is encoded by the coding sequence ATGCACACAAGAGAGAGGGAAAATGACAACTCCATGAAGGAACCCACCTGCCCACAAAGGAGAAGAACTCCTTCcttctcctcttctctcctcGACGCCATTTGCCATTCCATTGACCAGTCAAAATCCAATCTTCATCAGGATCAACCGTCTTCTCTCTTCGATCACAATACGCACTCTTTCACCTTTGAAAAAGGTGGCAATAGAGAGAGAATGAATCTTCGCCGGGCGGTCATGCTGGAGGATTGGATGGAGAAGCATAGTTCTCATTCCCGTTCCCAAAGTTCTCAGTTTCTGAACTGCAGTTCAAGCTCCTCAGAATGCAGCTCTGGGGGGAAATTTTCCTCTTCGGAAACCGACACGACAACCTTGAAGAAACAAAGACCGAGACCCACatcggagaagaagaaacaaGACCATAGGGTTTCCGAGAAGCAGAATAAAGAGGGTGGTTTCGCAAGGACCAAGTTGCGGGCTTTGAAAATTTACGGCGAATTGAATCAGAGAGTGAAGCAACCCATTTCACCGGGGAGTAGAATCGCTAGCTTCCTTAGCTCCATCTTCAACTCCCAGAACGTGAAGAAAGCCAAAATGTGTTACGTTGGGGCTGTTGAAGATGTTAGCTTTGAACACAAATCAAAGTCCCCGTGTTTCTCTTCCACTCCTTCTTCGTTCTCGAGAAGGTCTTGCATGAGCAAAACATCCTCTTCGGCTAAAAAATCCAACTCCAATGGGGTCAAAAGATCCGTGAGGTTTTACCCCGTTAGCGTAATCCTAGGCGAGGATTCTGAACCACAACCTAGTTATCACAAATGTAGCAACATTTATGAGAGCGAGCCTAATTTCACTGTGAGGAAGATCACCAGAAATTCTTCGATAAAGGAGCTGAAGAACACTGTTCGGGGAGAAGAAAATGGAGCTGAAGAAGCAGCAGCGCGTGGTTTTGTAAAAGGTTATCGAAATTCTGGTAAGGGTGAATTTGATTTTAGAGGCTTTTATAGAAATGAGGAtgacgacgacgacgacgatGAAGAAGACGATGCGAGTTGTTCGAGTTCAGATTTGTTTGAGCTGGATCATCTTATTGGAGCTGCAAGGTACCAAGAAGAACTTCCTGTCTATGAAACTACCAATTTGGAAACAAATAAAGCCATTGCCAGTGGTCTATGTTTGTAG
- the LOC108337366 gene encoding uncharacterized protein LOC108337366 yields the protein MLKISTSPSLTVFRNISLSHTRTTTQPCQFLTFETSFGRVRNLQGKGMASTSAVSMSLPLTHTAQKKVVPTSQALLKAPLSLRTSKGVAVSKPNGRFEVRASMKEKVVTGLTAAALTASMMVPDVAEAAVTPSLKNFLLSIAAGGVVAVAIIGAVIGVSNFDPVKRS from the coding sequence ATGCTAAAAATTTCCACCTCTCCTTCTCTCACAGTTTTCAGAAACATCTCTCTCTCGCACACACGCACCACAACACAACCGTGTCAATTCCTCACTTTTGAAACAAGTTTCGGCAGAGTGAGAAACTTGCAGGGGAAAGGAATGGCTTCAACTTCAGCAGTTTCAATGTCTCTCCCACTAACTCACACCGCCCAGAAGAAGGTGGTGCCCACTTCCCAGGCATTGTTGAAGGCACCGTTATCTCTGCGAACTTCAAAGGGTGTGGCAGTGTCCAAACCCAATGGGAGGTTTGAGGTGAGGGCATCCATGAAAGAGAAAGTTGTGACGGGTTTGACTGCAGCTGCATTGACGGCTTCCATGATGGTTCCGGATGTGGCTGAAGCCGCCGTAACGCCTTCCCTCAAGAATTTCTTGCTCAGTATCGCCGCCGGTGGAGTTGTGGCTGTCGCGATTATCGGTGCCGTCATTGGTGTTTCCAACTTCGACCCCGTCAAACGAAGCTGA
- the LOC108336743 gene encoding uncharacterized protein LOC108336743, protein MHRHVALLSLGLPNLSNTCGAFLADIAGMRMKCKLEDGLWGLTLRWNCDHSVLQHFLHKEQTQLKHPTLDTLFLMLRHKKRLLMQILKYISWWEQEFAVSNRLNHFEQDFFSYKNVRFQDFDFDSLSSRHE, encoded by the exons ATGCATAGACATGTGGCTCTACTCTCACTTGGACTGCCCAATTTGTCGAACACCTGTGGTGCGTTTCTCGCAGACATTGCTGGAATGAG AATGAAATGCAAATTAGAAGATGGTTTGTGGGGTCTGACACTGCGCTGGAATTGTGACCACTCAGTCCTTCAACACTTTCTCCACAAGGAACAGACACAGCTAAAGCACCCAACTTTGGATACCTTGTTCCTGATGTTACGTCACAAAAAGAG GTTGTTGATGCAGATCTTAAAGTATATCTCTTGGTGGGAACAAGAATTTGCTGTCTCTAATAGGCTTAATCATTTCGAACAAGATTTCTTCTCATATAAAAATGTAAGATTtcaagattttgattttgattcctTGTCGTCAAGACATGAGTGA
- the LOC108337834 gene encoding vacuolar protein sorting-associated protein 2 homolog 1, with product MSFIFGKRKNPAEIVRENKRMLDKSIREIERERQVLQSQEKKLILEIKKSAKQGQMGAVKVMAKDLVRTRHQIEKFYKLKSQLQGVSLRIQTLKSTQAMGEAMKGVTKAMGQMNLPSLQKILQEFEYQNDRMELITEVMGDTMDDAFEGEEEEEETEELVNQVLDEIGININQELLNAPSTAVAAPAAKTKVPQVETVGDDAALDSDLQARLDNLRKL from the exons ATGAGTTTCATCTTCggaaagaggaaaaaccctgcAG AAATCGTGAGGGAGAATAAGAGAATGCTGGACAAATCAATTAGAGAGATAGAACGAGAGAGACAAGTTTTGCAGTCACAGGAGAAGAAACTGATTTTAGAGATAAAGAAAAGTGCCAAACAAGGCCAGATG GGAGCTGTTAAAGTGATGGCAAAAGATCTTGTTAGAACTAGACATCAGATTGAAAAGTTTTACAAGCTCAAATCGCAGCTCCAGGGTGTATCCCTCAGAATTCAA ACTTTGAAATCAACACAAGCGATGGGTGAGGCAATGAAAGGGGTGACTAAGGCAATGGGACAGATGAACTTGCCATCATTGCAGAAAATCTTACAGGAATTTGAGTATCAGAATGATAGGATGGAATTGATTACAGAGGTGATGGGAGACACAATGGATGATGCTTTTGAaggggaagaggaagaagaagaaacagaaGAACTGGTGAATCAGGTTCTTGATGAGATTGGTATCAACATCAACCAAGAG CTTCTGAATGCACCATCAACAGCTGTTGCTGCTCCAGCTGCAAAGACCAAAGTGCCTCAAGTTGAAACTGTTGGGGATGATGCCGCCCTAGATAGCGATTTACAAGCAAGGTTAGACAATTTAAGAAAACTGTAA